A segment of the Deltaproteobacteria bacterium genome:
CGGCCGGGCTGCTGAATCCGGCCAGAGCCTCCTGGGCTGTGACCAGCCCGGTCAGGGCCAGGGCCGAGAGGACCAGAAGTCCGACCAGATCGACCCGAAGCCAGCCACCGACAAAGACGACCAAGGCGGCCAGAATGATGCAAAGAAGGACGATGAGATCCAAAGCCACATACTCCAATCGTTTATTGTCTAGTCGGGTCGATCGGAACGCCAGAATCCAAGGAGCCGATCTCGACCTTCATTGATCTTGGCTCAAGGTGAGCATATCTCCGGCTTGATCAAGAGTAAATTCCCCCTGTCGAGGGCCGGGACCGTTTCCAGCCCCATTTGAATGGACTTTTACCCGAAATGAATCTAGTTTGGCATCATGGAATCGGGATTCCGACCCGATCCTGATTCGTCCATGGCGGGCCTGGTTTTACAGCCGTCCCACAAGCGAGGTTTTTGTCCATGATCTCCACAATCCATTCTTGTTTTTCATCCCTCGTGGCTCTGATCCTCCTGTTCTGTTTGAGCTTTCCCGCGACCGCCGGTTTCCATTCCGCTCAACCGATGACCGTCCTTACCCTTGGCTCGTGGCGGACCGACGACATCCCGGAAATGAACGTGATTCTCGGCCGTTTTCACGAGGCTCACCCGGATATCCGGGTCGTATTCGACCCCACCCCGGCCCCGGACTACGATCAGGTGCTAACTGCCCAGCTCGAAGGCGGCACGGCCCCGGACCTCTTCTATTTACGGTCCTTCACCAAATCCAGACAACTCCATGAAGCCGGGCATCTCGAAAAACTGAACGATCTGCCTGGGCTGGCGTGGGCTTTCGCCACCGAGAGCCTAGCTCCATGGACCGGTGACGACGGCGTGGTCTACGGTGTTCCGTTCATCGCCACGTCCCACGCCGTCTACTACAATGCGGACCTCTTCTCGAAATTCGGGCTGTCCGTGCCCCGCACCTGGGAGGAGCTCCTGGCCGCGGCCGAGACCCTGAAGAAACACGGCATCACCCCTTTTGCCAACGCCTGCGGCGATGCCTGGACCATCAACGAGATCGTCTTCTTCAACATTCTGCCCAACTTCATCGGCGGCCGGGCCGGGAGACTCGAATACCTCGCCGGGCGGCGATGCTTCAACGATGAGAGCATGGTCCGGGCCTTCGAGGCTCTGCACGACCTGTCCAGATTCTTTCCCGACAATCACGATTTTTTGCGTTACAGCGACAGCCTGCAACTCTTTGTCCAGGGCAAGGCCGCCATGTGGATGGGAGGATCCTGGGACATCCCCTATTTTGAACAGGAAAAACCGGCCTTTTCCTGGAGGGTGTTCGCCCCGCCCCCGCCGGCCGGGTATCCTGGCCACATCACCTTTCACCTCGACGCCGGCATCGGCCTGAACTCGGCCTCCACCCGCAAAGAGGCCGCCCGTGTCTTCCTGACCTGGCTGACCAACCCGGCCACGGGCGAATTGCTCGGCAACACCCTTCCGGGGTTTTTCCCCATGCACAGGACCGTTCCGGAACTCGACCATGCCGCGGCCAGGGAATTTCTCTCCCTGAACCAGGGCCGGGGAACGGACGTTCGTTTCGTCTGGGACCGGCTCCGGGATGGCAATCCCGACGCCTATCCGCTGCTCATGGACCTGACAAAGGCCGTCATCCGCGGCGACATGTCTCCCCGCAACGCCGCCGACGCTCTCCAGCAAGGTCTGGCCCTGTGGTACGAACCGGCCCGTGGATGCGGTCGGGAGCCCGGCCCATGAAGTTGGCGGCCAGCCCCGGAAACTCCATCCCTGAAGGGGACCAATGTTGAATCCGGTCCGCTTTGTCACCGCCAAGGTCGGCCGTAAAATTCTCTTCGGCTTCCTGCTCATGGCCATTCTCATGCTTGGCCTTGGGGGCTTGGTTTTAAAACGAGTTTCCGACATTTCCACAAGCGTCGAGGACCTCAGCCGGAATCTTGCCCGGGAACTCAGTCTTCACCGGGAAATCGCCGGACGAACCGGGTTGATGCGTCTGGCGGCCGGGTCCTACATCGACACCCACAGCCAGGACAGTTTGAATAGCTTCAACGAGAACTACGCCATTCTTCTGGAGCTCATCGAGTCCACTCAGGCCCTGGTCAAGGATAGATCGAGTCAAGAGGCCATGACCGAGATCGGCCGTCATGTCGAAGAATACGGCCAGGCCTTCAGGGAAGTGGCCCGCATCGTTCTCGACCGCCAATTGACCGTGCTCATGATTCTGGACGACGCGCGATACCGGGCCGAAAAGCATCTGAGTGCCATTCGCGTTCTTGGCCTGGGCAGCACGGAAACATCGATCCTCCTGGCCCTGGGAAATGTCCAGAAGACCTTTTTGGAGATGCTTCTTCAGGCCAACAAGTATCTCGATGTCGGAGACGAACGCTACGGGGTGCTTTTTGACAAGGCCTATACCCAGACTCTGGAGTTGTTTGCCGGCATGAGCTCGGCCATGGAAAACGATAACGGCCAGGCAGCGGTCTTCAAGGCCGTGGACGCCGTCAGGGACTTCAAGGCCGGATTCGATTCCATCCGCACCGATTTCAGGACCCAGCACCGGCTGAAGCGTGAACGTCTGGACATCCTGAATCAAGCCATCGCCACATCCATTGCCGAGAGTGTGGCCGAAATCGAGGCTCGGTTCACCTTCCACGAAAACCAGGCCAACCAGCTCATTGCCGATTCCAAGCGGGAAATCGTCGCCATCCTGGCGGCCATTCTGACCCTTGGCGCGGTCTTGAGCATCGTCATCGCCCGTCGGATCACCTCCCCGCTGATCCGGGTCATGCGGGCTTCCACCACCCTGGCCGATACGGACCTCCGCCTGTTCTCAGGGCAACTCATGGCCATCTCCCGGGGCGGAACGCCCTCGTCGTTCAAAACCGAAGCCAAACCTCTTGAAATAGACCAGCCTGATGAAGTCGGTGGCGTGGCCCGAGCCTTCAATGCCGTCGTCCATCGCATCAAGGAGGCCGAATCGGCCTTCGAGGCCATGGGTGTTCATTTCCGACGACTGACCGCCGCGGCCGGCTCCGTGGCTCGGGGAGACCTGGAGGTGGAGGTCCGGCCGGCCTCCGAATCGGACGAACTCGGCCGGGCCATCGCCGAGATGATCCTCAGCCTTCGCCGGGCCAGGGACGTGGTCGAACTCCACCAAAACCACCTGTCCGACCTCGTGGCCCAGAAGACCACGGAACTGGACGAAAGCCGGCGCTATCTTTCCACCCTCCTGGGCAATCTCCCGGGCATGGCCTATCGTTGCATATTCGATCAAGACTGGACCATGGAGTTTGCCAGCCAGGGAAGTCTGGCCCTGACCGGATACGCTCCGGATGAATTGGTGGGCAATCGAGTGGTGGCCTACAACGATATCGTCCACCCTGA
Coding sequences within it:
- a CDS encoding carbohydrate ABC transporter substrate-binding protein; translation: MISTIHSCFSSLVALILLFCLSFPATAGFHSAQPMTVLTLGSWRTDDIPEMNVILGRFHEAHPDIRVVFDPTPAPDYDQVLTAQLEGGTAPDLFYLRSFTKSRQLHEAGHLEKLNDLPGLAWAFATESLAPWTGDDGVVYGVPFIATSHAVYYNADLFSKFGLSVPRTWEELLAAAETLKKHGITPFANACGDAWTINEIVFFNILPNFIGGRAGRLEYLAGRRCFNDESMVRAFEALHDLSRFFPDNHDFLRYSDSLQLFVQGKAAMWMGGSWDIPYFEQEKPAFSWRVFAPPPPAGYPGHITFHLDAGIGLNSASTRKEAARVFLTWLTNPATGELLGNTLPGFFPMHRTVPELDHAAAREFLSLNQGRGTDVRFVWDRLRDGNPDAYPLLMDLTKAVIRGDMSPRNAADALQQGLALWYEPARGCGREPGP
- a CDS encoding response regulator, with protein sequence MLNPVRFVTAKVGRKILFGFLLMAILMLGLGGLVLKRVSDISTSVEDLSRNLARELSLHREIAGRTGLMRLAAGSYIDTHSQDSLNSFNENYAILLELIESTQALVKDRSSQEAMTEIGRHVEEYGQAFREVARIVLDRQLTVLMILDDARYRAEKHLSAIRVLGLGSTETSILLALGNVQKTFLEMLLQANKYLDVGDERYGVLFDKAYTQTLELFAGMSSAMENDNGQAAVFKAVDAVRDFKAGFDSIRTDFRTQHRLKRERLDILNQAIATSIAESVAEIEARFTFHENQANQLIADSKREIVAILAAILTLGAVLSIVIARRITSPLIRVMRASTTLADTDLRLFSGQLMAISRGGTPSSFKTEAKPLEIDQPDEVGGVARAFNAVVHRIKEAESAFEAMGVHFRRLTAAAGSVARGDLEVEVRPASESDELGRAIAEMILSLRRARDVVELHQNHLSDLVAQKTTELDESRRYLSTLLGNLPGMAYRCIFDQDWTMEFASQGSLALTGYAPDELVGNRVVAYNDIVHPEDRDQLAGEVGLALSEKRPFEVRYRIVTKSGQVRWVWESGQGVNTPGGLTSMIEGFITDITEQKRHEEDRLEMERRLLHAQKLESLGVLAGGIAHDFNNLLSALLGSLELSLKAMDQNHPSRPGIERAQKAARLASALSLQMLAYSGRGQFMFQAVDVSRCIAENLHIFQAAISKTITLQLDLARDLPPIMADPAQLQQVVMNLITNASEAIGEGVGVMRLNTGRMEASADLLTKSRLEEKPEPGDYVWLEVEDSGCGMDQAAQARIFDPFFTTKFTGRGLGLSSVLGIVRSHRGAIFIKSVPGRGTTIRILFPVGRPETAEDPIPPQPPMAEPGPALSPLRETSISPTILVVDDEPMILEMCAEALHDMGYRVLLASDGQEGVEILAADPEAISCVLLDLTMPRMDGPTAFVRMREIRADIKVVLCSGYSEQEATSRFQGLAGFIQKPYRIDELKTVLERVLTEDLTSAIRR